The following coding sequences are from one Campylobacter sp. RM16187 window:
- a CDS encoding YdcH family protein yields MLHEYRDIITELKVSNARFASIFDKHNDLDQKIIDAEEGRSHLDHIRIEEMKREKLRLKDEAYAMILEYKKEKEL; encoded by the coding sequence ATGTTACACGAATACAGGGATATAATCACTGAGCTAAAAGTCTCAAATGCGAGATTTGCTTCGATTTTTGATAAGCATAATGATTTGGATCAAAAAATCATAGATGCCGAAGAGGGTAGAAGTCACTTGGATCACATTCGCATTGAAGAGATGAAACGCGAAAAACTAAGACTAAAAGATGAAGCCTATGCTATGATTTTGGAGTATAAAAAAGAAAAAGAACTCTAA
- a CDS encoding potassium channel family protein: protein MSFIKKIQKFLNWSSFSKPEINLNTELYEQLRPFRLPLILVVLMMMVGALGYVAIDNFSLIDAIYQAGMTFTTVGFTEVAPISPAGRLFTITFILLGFCVFTFSIGILVEVLKKGSLINILKERRMLYKIARLKNHFVICYHSLYTIELSKQFRDNHIPFVVVDPREDMHEIAEKYKYPYYIMSQPHTQIALLKTHLSSAKGLITLSPNIADNIALIATVRLYEKEIGRKKPYFIMTNSDNDDDTERLKKLGADNVVSPSKLVAQRLSAMSVRPDMENLLEQFLYKKDSPIDIEEISVPDYSWIRFKRLKETNLRNITNADVVGIRDMNNKFIPMPRGDTLIGTGTKLLVIGTAESIRMTKKVVKSKHKPEECKYV, encoded by the coding sequence ATGTCTTTTATAAAAAAGATCCAAAAATTCCTCAACTGGTCTAGCTTCTCTAAACCGGAAATAAATTTAAATACAGAACTATACGAACAACTTCGCCCATTTCGCCTACCGCTTATCCTAGTCGTTTTGATGATGATGGTCGGTGCTTTGGGCTATGTTGCTATAGATAATTTCAGTCTTATTGATGCTATATATCAGGCCGGAATGACCTTTACTACGGTAGGTTTTACTGAAGTTGCTCCAATTTCACCCGCCGGTCGCCTTTTTACTATCACTTTTATTCTGCTTGGATTTTGCGTTTTTACATTTTCTATCGGTATTCTAGTGGAAGTTTTAAAAAAAGGCTCTTTGATAAATATTTTAAAGGAGAGGCGAATGCTCTATAAGATCGCTAGACTCAAAAATCACTTTGTAATTTGCTATCATAGTCTATATACGATAGAACTTAGTAAGCAGTTTAGAGATAATCATATCCCTTTTGTTGTCGTTGATCCGCGCGAAGATATGCACGAGATAGCCGAAAAATACAAATATCCTTATTATATAATGTCTCAGCCTCATACTCAAATTGCACTTTTAAAAACCCATCTTTCAAGCGCCAAAGGGCTTATTACTCTTAGTCCAAATATCGCTGATAATATCGCTCTTATCGCCACTGTTAGACTGTATGAAAAAGAGATAGGTAGAAAAAAACCATATTTTATAATGACAAATTCTGATAATGATGATGATACGGAGCGCCTTAAAAAATTGGGTGCAGATAATGTCGTAAGCCCTTCCAAACTAGTAGCGCAACGTTTAAGTGCAATGAGTGTGCGCCCGGATATGGAAAATTTATTGGAGCAATTTTTATACAAAAAGGACTCCCCTATAGATATCGAAGAGATCAGTGTGCCTGATTACTCTTGGATAAGATTTAAGCGTCTTAAGGAGACCAATTTAAGAAATATTACAAATGCGGATGTTGTCGGCATAAGGGATATGAATAATAAATTTATTCCTATGCCAAGAGGAGACACCTTGATAGGTACAGGTACGAAGCTGCTTGTCATAGGCACCGCAGAATCTATACGAATGACCAAAAAAGTAGTAAAAAGCAAGCATAAGCCTGAGGAGTGTAAATATGTATGA
- a CDS encoding type II secretion system protein: protein MKRAFTMIELIFVIVFLAVLAAVAIPRLAATRDDAEIAKGASNLSILIMDLSSYYTSVGEFKSDIKWKNITNVNLLLDNSGSAIDNTTSINTDVFLSVKNKGCSKISVSDGIVTVSNIGTSNDTICVAFNEVKSVKKLTKTHKFSGSNVKFNP, encoded by the coding sequence TTGAAACGTGCTTTTACTATGATTGAACTTATTTTTGTTATCGTTTTTTTGGCTGTTTTGGCTGCTGTAGCTATCCCAAGACTAGCTGCTACCAGAGATGACGCAGAGATCGCAAAAGGTGCGTCAAATTTATCTATTCTTATTATGGATTTATCGTCATATTATACAAGCGTAGGGGAGTTTAAGTCTGATATTAAATGGAAAAACATTACCAATGTAAATTTGTTACTAGATAATTCAGGTTCCGCTATTGACAATACTACTTCTATAAATACAGATGTTTTTTTAAGTGTCAAAAATAAAGGTTGTTCAAAAATATCCGTATCTGACGGTATAGTAACTGTTTCAAATATAGGGACAAGCAACGATACTATATGTGTAGCTTTTAATGAGGTTAAGTCTGTAAAAAAACTTACTAAAACCCATAAATTTAGTGGTTCTAATGTCAAATTTAATCCTTAG
- the uvrB gene encoding excinuclease ABC subunit UvrB, with protein sequence MKNFEISSKFSPSPDQANAIDGIVESIRSGSSYQTLLGVTGSGKTFTMANVIARLNMPTLVMTHNKSLAAQLYSEFKGFFPNNHVEYFISYYDYYQPEAYIPRSDLYIEKDSSVNEELERLRLSATASLLSFDDVITIASVSANYGLGNPSEYQGMVLYLKTGEALNQRKLLSKLVDMGYKRNDAYFDRGDFRVNGDVVDIYPAYYNDEALRIEFFGDEIDEMYHFDVLDNKRLKSIGKFTLYATSQFIVGDDRLKIAIKQIEAELDERLKEFNEQGKLVEAQRLKQRVEFDLEMLNSTGMCKGVENYARHLTGQAPGETPYSLFDYYEISGKDYLVIVDESHVSLPQFRGMYAGDKSRKEVLVEYGFRLPSALDNRPLKFDEFINKRAKFLFVSATPNELELELSKGHVYEQILRPTGLLDPIIEIKDSDNQVEILFDEAKRVIERNERVLVTVLTKKMAEELSRYYTELGIKVKYMHSDIDAIERNEIIRGLRGGNFDMLIGINLLREGLDLPEVSLIAIMDADKEGFLRSTTSLIQTMGRAARNVNGKVMMFAKKITKSMQEAMDTTNSRRKIQEEYNKVHNITPKSASRNIEESLHIEDEGELYRKNKNLEKMPAAERAKIVKELRKQMLEAASKLEFEKAAALRDEIAKLRKL encoded by the coding sequence ATGAAAAATTTTGAAATTTCATCCAAATTTAGCCCAAGTCCTGATCAGGCAAACGCCATAGATGGTATAGTAGAGTCTATCAGATCGGGTTCTAGCTATCAGACCCTGCTTGGGGTTACGGGTTCTGGCAAGACCTTTACTATGGCAAATGTAATAGCAAGGCTAAATATGCCAACCCTCGTAATGACGCACAATAAATCTCTTGCGGCGCAGCTTTATAGCGAATTTAAGGGCTTTTTCCCAAATAATCACGTGGAATATTTCATAAGCTACTACGACTACTATCAGCCTGAAGCCTATATACCAAGAAGCGACCTATATATAGAAAAAGATAGCTCTGTAAACGAGGAGCTTGAGCGGCTTAGGCTCTCAGCTACGGCAAGCCTATTAAGCTTTGACGATGTGATCACGATAGCTTCGGTATCTGCAAATTATGGCTTAGGAAATCCTAGCGAATATCAAGGGATGGTGCTATATCTAAAGACGGGAGAGGCTCTAAATCAACGCAAACTGCTTAGTAAACTCGTAGATATGGGCTATAAAAGAAACGATGCTTATTTTGACAGAGGAGATTTTAGAGTAAATGGCGATGTAGTCGATATATATCCTGCATATTATAACGACGAGGCACTTAGGATAGAGTTTTTCGGAGACGAGATAGATGAGATGTATCATTTTGACGTTTTAGACAATAAAAGGCTTAAAAGCATAGGCAAATTCACGCTTTACGCCACGAGTCAATTTATAGTCGGGGATGATAGGCTAAAAATCGCCATTAAGCAGATTGAAGCGGAGTTAGATGAGAGACTAAAGGAATTTAACGAGCAAGGCAAGCTCGTAGAGGCTCAGAGGCTAAAACAAAGGGTTGAATTTGATCTGGAGATGCTAAATTCTACCGGAATGTGCAAAGGTGTAGAAAACTATGCTAGACATTTAACGGGACAAGCTCCGGGAGAGACGCCATACAGCCTATTTGACTACTACGAAATAAGCGGCAAGGACTATCTAGTAATAGTTGATGAGAGTCACGTGAGCCTGCCACAGTTTCGCGGAATGTATGCTGGCGATAAAAGTCGTAAAGAGGTGCTGGTGGAGTATGGATTTCGTCTGCCGTCCGCACTTGATAACCGTCCTTTAAAATTTGATGAATTTATCAATAAAAGAGCTAAATTTCTCTTTGTATCGGCCACTCCAAACGAGCTTGAGCTTGAGCTCTCAAAGGGGCATGTGTATGAGCAAATTTTGCGCCCTACGGGACTTCTTGATCCGATAATAGAAATAAAAGATAGCGATAATCAGGTGGAAATTTTATTCGACGAAGCAAAGCGAGTAATAGAGAGAAACGAGAGAGTTTTAGTAACGGTGCTAACTAAAAAGATGGCGGAGGAGCTAAGCAGATACTATACGGAGCTTGGTATCAAGGTCAAATACATGCACTCAGATATCGATGCAATAGAGCGAAACGAGATAATAAGAGGGCTTAGGGGCGGTAACTTTGATATGCTAATAGGCATAAACTTGCTTCGCGAAGGTCTTGATCTGCCGGAAGTCAGCCTAATAGCCATAATGGATGCCGATAAAGAGGGCTTTTTACGCTCTACTACAAGCTTAATACAAACAATGGGGCGAGCCGCCAGAAACGTAAATGGCAAAGTGATGATGTTTGCCAAAAAGATCACTAAATCCATGCAAGAAGCGATGGATACTACAAATTCTCGCCGAAAAATACAAGAAGAATACAATAAAGTTCATAATATCACACCAAAGAGCGCAAGCAGAAATATCGAAGAGAGCCTTCATATAGAGGATGAGGGCGAACTATATAGAAAAAATAAGAATTTAGAAAAGATGCCGGCCGCAGAGCGCGCTAAAATCGTAAAAGAGCTAAGAAAACAGATGCTTGAGGCAGCCAGCAAGCTTGAGTTTGAAAAAGCGGCGGCTCTGCGAGACGAGATAGCAAAACTAAGAAAATTATAA
- the rpmB gene encoding 50S ribosomal protein L28 → MSKICDITGKGPMVGNNVSHAKNRTKRRFLPNLRTIRVMLEDGTTRRIKVAASTLRTMRKQSRS, encoded by the coding sequence ATGTCAAAAATATGCGATATCACAGGCAAAGGTCCTATGGTTGGAAACAATGTAAGTCACGCTAAAAATAGAACCAAGAGAAGATTTTTGCCAAATCTTAGAACTATTAGAGTAATGCTCGAAGATGGAACAACGAGAAGAATTAAGGTAGCCGCTTCTACGCTTAGAACCATGAGAAAGCAATCGCGTTCATAA
- a CDS encoding type II secretion system protein, with amino-acid sequence MKRGFTMVELVFVIVVLGILAAIAVPRLFATRDDAIITRARADISSIRSAIVNIKNTNMLSGTFTYPDLEKSATSTNLFDNVLRDGIKPKGDGGTSGWKKSGDDYEFTVAGKTVTFKYDKTNGSFGCADDTNKDLCKQLTE; translated from the coding sequence ATGAAACGCGGATTTACAATGGTTGAGCTTGTATTTGTTATTGTAGTTTTGGGAATTTTAGCTGCTATTGCCGTCCCTAGACTATTCGCCACTAGAGATGATGCTATTATTACTAGAGCTAGAGCTGACATATCGTCTATTAGAAGTGCGATAGTAAATATAAAAAATACCAATATGCTATCCGGAACTTTTACATATCCCGATCTTGAAAAAAGTGCTACCAGCACTAATCTTTTCGATAATGTTTTGCGAGACGGAATTAAGCCTAAAGGTGATGGCGGCACTTCAGGCTGGAAAAAGAGCGGAGATGACTATGAATTTACTGTAGCTGGAAAAACTGTAACATTTAAATACGATAAAACAAACGGCTCTTTTGGCTGTGCTGACGATACCAACAAAGATCTTTGCAAACAACTAACGGAGTAA
- a CDS encoding primosomal protein N', translating into MNYYEIIPSGLNYKPLTYHSNYEIASYTQVFINIKNKKTLGYVFKKISKPEFKTLEILEILPTKLTEIQISLLNFISYYYISNLCVSAGLFTPFNDNIKPILEDNKFNKEPNLSDDQKEALKFAKEHKTSLLFGDTGSGKSEVYISLIKEYLNQGKQVLFLMPEISLTPQMQKRLKSYFGDKFGLWHSKITPKKRNEILAKFLSGEIKLIAGARSALFLPFTNLGLIVVDEEHDESYKSAQNPRYNARDLALFLANKFDVKVLLGSATPSLVTYFKQANFRLKGTFYKSEKEFIYDESETGLSQKILSELERSISIGKQAVVFVPTRANFKYLVCRDCGHTIKCPFCSVGMSFYKRRNMLKCQYCGFTMPVVKTCENCESEMIEAKKIGTDELTAKLQEAFKDTKIAKFDRDEITTQSRLEKSLKAFNDGEVQILVGTQMLSKGHDYHNVDLAVIMGIDELLNFPDFRSRERTLALAMQVAGRAGRVGRGRVVIQSLQKEFFKSYIDDYDSFLADEIAYRDGLYPPFARLLRVVISDKNENLAKERLNECLKELNNLASEESNLQIVGHGKCAIEMISGKYRYEILLRSNSHIALIKAGKICSNFGFDVDMDPMNFS; encoded by the coding sequence ATGAATTACTACGAGATAATACCAAGCGGCTTAAACTATAAGCCGCTTACCTATCATAGCAATTATGAAATCGCTTCTTATACGCAAGTTTTTATAAATATAAAAAACAAAAAAACTCTTGGCTATGTGTTTAAAAAAATATCAAAACCCGAGTTTAAAACTCTTGAAATTTTAGAAATTTTACCGACCAAACTAACCGAAATTCAAATTTCGCTTCTAAATTTCATCTCATACTACTATATTTCAAATTTATGTGTTAGCGCAGGACTTTTTACTCCTTTTAACGATAACATAAAGCCTATTTTAGAGGATAATAAATTTAATAAAGAGCCAAATTTAAGTGATGATCAAAAAGAAGCTCTTAAATTTGCTAAAGAGCATAAAACTAGCCTGCTTTTTGGCGATACTGGAAGCGGTAAGAGTGAAGTGTATATATCTTTAATAAAAGAATATCTAAATCAAGGCAAGCAAGTTTTGTTTCTCATGCCTGAAATTTCACTCACTCCTCAGATGCAAAAGCGGCTTAAGAGTTATTTTGGCGATAAATTCGGACTTTGGCACTCTAAAATCACTCCAAAAAAACGAAATGAAATTTTAGCTAAATTTTTAAGCGGTGAGATAAAGTTAATTGCCGGTGCAAGATCGGCTCTATTTTTACCGTTTACGAATTTAGGCTTGATAGTAGTCGATGAAGAACACGATGAGAGCTATAAATCAGCTCAAAATCCGCGATATAACGCTAGAGATTTGGCTTTGTTTTTAGCTAATAAATTTGATGTAAAAGTGCTTTTAGGCTCTGCAACTCCAAGTCTTGTAACTTACTTTAAGCAAGCAAATTTTAGGCTAAAGGGAACATTTTATAAGAGTGAAAAAGAGTTTATATACGATGAGAGTGAGACGGGTTTAAGTCAAAAAATTTTATCAGAGCTTGAAAGAAGTATAAGTATAGGCAAGCAAGCTGTGGTCTTTGTACCTACGAGAGCGAATTTTAAATATCTTGTTTGCAGGGATTGCGGACATACGATAAAGTGTCCGTTCTGTAGCGTTGGAATGAGCTTTTATAAGAGGCGCAATATGTTAAAGTGTCAATACTGCGGTTTTACAATGCCTGTTGTAAAAACTTGCGAAAATTGTGAAAGCGAGATGATAGAAGCCAAAAAAATAGGCACGGATGAACTTACCGCAAAGCTTCAAGAGGCTTTTAAAGATACCAAAATAGCCAAATTTGATAGAGATGAGATAACAACTCAAAGCAGGTTAGAAAAGAGCCTAAAGGCCTTTAATGACGGTGAAGTGCAAATCCTAGTAGGTACTCAGATGCTAAGCAAAGGGCATGATTATCATAACGTGGATTTAGCTGTAATAATGGGCATAGATGAGCTTCTAAATTTTCCTGACTTTAGGTCTCGTGAGAGAACCTTGGCTCTTGCGATGCAGGTGGCTGGCAGGGCGGGACGAGTAGGGCGTGGTAGAGTCGTGATACAAAGCCTGCAAAAAGAGTTTTTTAAAAGCTATATAGATGATTATGATTCGTTTTTAGCTGACGAGATAGCTTACAGGGATGGCTTATATCCGCCTTTTGCTAGACTTTTACGAGTAGTTATAAGCGATAAAAATGAAAATTTAGCTAAAGAGAGGCTAAATGAGTGTCTAAAAGAGCTAAATAATCTAGCTAGCGAGGAGTCAAATTTGCAGATAGTAGGGCATGGAAAA
- the argJ gene encoding bifunctional glutamate N-acetyltransferase/amino-acid acetyltransferase ArgJ: MYEIKRLENGLENIDGFYFGGVNSGFKKEGNDLGFIRSSEPVDISAVFTSNKFQAAPIRHFLKKGQNFRTNFILLNSKNANAMTGEAGINDIDEIFKNLSKNINLVNPVMSSTGVIGYRLKKEKIISAFDKFDFDSRDSNGVVGAIMTTDSFKKEIAVSVKFDDKKEFKIAAICKGAGMINPSLATMLCFILTDANISKPDMDELLKEACESSFNAVSVDGDTSTNDTVMLLTSRKSGVYDKEAFKEALKLITKELALMLVKDGEGATKVVEFNISGALNLKEAEHAAKALSNSLLVKTAIFGEDPNWGRIASTIGASGVECDEDKLEIYYDDVLVYDKFHKELDEKRELAAHQVMKKPSYTISCNLNVGDAQFSAYGCDLGHKYVSINADYRS; encoded by the coding sequence ATGTATGAGATAAAGCGTCTTGAAAATGGACTTGAGAATATAGATGGATTTTATTTTGGCGGGGTAAATTCGGGCTTTAAAAAAGAGGGTAATGATCTTGGATTTATAAGATCAAGTGAACCTGTTGATATAAGTGCCGTTTTTACAAGCAATAAATTTCAAGCCGCCCCAATTAGGCATTTTTTAAAAAAGGGGCAGAATTTTAGAACAAATTTCATTTTGCTAAACTCTAAAAACGCAAATGCAATGACAGGAGAAGCGGGCATAAACGATATAGATGAAATTTTTAAAAATTTGAGTAAAAATATAAATTTAGTAAATCCCGTTATGAGCTCTACGGGAGTCATAGGATATCGCCTTAAAAAAGAAAAAATTATATCCGCATTTGATAAATTCGATTTTGATTCAAGAGATTCCAATGGAGTTGTCGGTGCCATAATGACGACGGATAGCTTTAAAAAAGAGATAGCCGTAAGCGTGAAATTTGATGATAAAAAAGAGTTTAAAATCGCCGCTATCTGTAAGGGTGCAGGTATGATAAATCCTTCTCTTGCTACTATGCTATGTTTTATTTTAACGGATGCCAATATCTCAAAACCCGATATGGATGAGCTGTTAAAAGAGGCTTGCGAGAGTAGTTTTAATGCCGTAAGCGTAGATGGCGATACATCCACTAATGATACCGTTATGCTTTTAACCTCAAGAAAGAGCGGGGTCTATGATAAAGAGGCTTTTAAAGAGGCTTTAAAACTAATTACTAAAGAGCTGGCTTTAATGCTTGTTAAAGATGGAGAAGGAGCTACTAAGGTGGTCGAATTTAATATAAGCGGTGCACTTAATTTAAAAGAGGCGGAGCATGCCGCAAAGGCTCTTTCAAATTCACTTTTGGTTAAAACCGCTATCTTCGGAGAGGATCCAAACTGGGGTAGAATCGCATCCACTATAGGCGCAAGCGGAGTAGAGTGCGATGAAGATAAGCTTGAAATTTATTACGATGATGTCTTGGTTTATGATAAATTTCATAAAGAGCTTGATGAAAAAAGAGAACTCGCAGCTCATCAGGTAATGAAAAAACCAAGCTATACGATAAGTTGCAATCTGAATGTCGGAGATGCACAATTTAGTGCTTACGGTTGCGATCTGGGTCATAAATACGTAAGTATTAACGCAGACTATCGCTCTTAA
- a CDS encoding type II secretion system protein, translated as MRKGFTMIELIFVIVILGILAAVAIPRLNATRDDAEISKGASNLATLMSDLSGYYTSKGSFNTTTTGPGGTGTTTTAVKWKDVTNVAMASNADGADIGETLVTTAAFLKVKDKGCVSLKIDGSKVEVKAGTGGICDQFKGIKSVQAIAGDGSAAKTHDFGGSQVKF; from the coding sequence ATGAGAAAAGGTTTTACAATGATTGAGTTGATCTTCGTGATCGTTATACTAGGTATTTTGGCTGCCGTAGCTATCCCAAGACTAAATGCGACAAGAGATGATGCGGAAATTTCAAAAGGTGCATCAAATTTAGCTACTCTTATGAGTGATTTATCAGGCTACTATACAAGTAAAGGAAGTTTTAACACTACAACAACAGGACCAGGAGGCACAGGAACAACTACAACAGCTGTTAAGTGGAAAGATGTTACTAATGTTGCTATGGCAAGCAATGCAGATGGAGCTGATATAGGTGAAACTCTTGTTACTACTGCAGCGTTTCTTAAAGTAAAAGATAAAGGTTGTGTAAGTCTAAAGATAGATGGTTCTAAAGTGGAAGTTAAAGCAGGAACAGGTGGCATATGCGATCAATTCAAAGGTATAAAGTCGGTTCAAGCTATTGCAGGTGACGGAAGCGCTGCAAAAACACATGATTTTGGTGGCTCTCAAGTTAAATTTTAA
- a CDS encoding RNA degradosome polyphosphate kinase, which produces MSDKESIFINRELSWLRFNSRVLAQCEKPIPPLEKLKFIAIYMTNLDEFYMIRIAGLKQLFAAGIVASGSDEMTPLEQLREIRKYIKDELNIVEKHYKDALKELGGQNLFIKNYSEIPESLRKKCDDYFFSNILPVIVPIAVDATHPFPHLNNLSFSLAVKLADSEHPEILKYGMIRISRVLPRFYQAQDNVYVPIETIVHEHAEEIFPGYRLISSAAFRVTRNADIIIEEEEADDFMMILEQGLKLRRKGAFVRMQIQKDADADIVEFLNTHMKIFYKDIYEYTVPLTLNSLWQIVGNKEFSHLALPPYTPRTLLPFSEHMPIFDAIDKEDVLVLHPYESFDPVVKFIKEASKDPKVISIRMTLYRVDKNSPIIQSLIDAASDGKQVTVMVELKARFDEENNLHWAKALEDAGAHVIYGIAGFKVHAKVSQVIRQVGDKLKFYMHFGTGNYNGGSAKIYTDVSYFTSKSEFAHDSTTFFHILSGFSKNRRLNTLSMSPMQIKERVLEMIKNETKKGKDGQIIAKMNALVDSDIINALSEASEAGVSIDLIVRGICCIRPGIKGVSENIRVRSIIGKYLEHARILYFKHATPQLYISSADWMPRNLERRLELMTPIYEQNLQDRLLEFLRIQLSDNELAFELHKDGEYYKTKVKEGENIINSQEIFEEYVSKIYKTTKKDNDNAKREHIASKLLKES; this is translated from the coding sequence ATGAGTGATAAAGAAAGTATTTTTATAAATAGAGAGCTTAGTTGGCTACGTTTTAACTCTCGTGTTCTAGCTCAGTGTGAAAAACCTATCCCACCGCTTGAAAAGCTTAAATTTATAGCCATTTATATGACTAATTTAGATGAGTTTTATATGATTAGGATAGCCGGTCTTAAGCAGCTTTTTGCCGCAGGTATAGTTGCTAGTGGAAGTGATGAGATGACTCCACTAGAGCAGTTAAGGGAGATTAGAAAATATATAAAAGATGAGCTTAATATAGTGGAAAAACACTATAAAGATGCCTTAAAAGAGCTTGGAGGGCAAAATTTATTTATTAAAAACTATAGCGAAATTCCCGAGTCTCTTAGAAAAAAATGCGATGACTATTTCTTCTCAAATATTCTTCCCGTAATAGTTCCAATCGCAGTAGATGCGACCCATCCGTTCCCTCACTTAAATAATCTTAGCTTTTCGCTGGCTGTTAAGCTTGCAGACAGCGAACATCCTGAGATTTTAAAATACGGAATGATAAGAATTTCTAGAGTGTTGCCAAGATTTTATCAAGCGCAGGACAATGTCTATGTGCCTATTGAAACTATAGTCCACGAGCATGCCGAAGAAATTTTCCCGGGGTATAGACTCATTAGCTCTGCGGCGTTTAGAGTCACCAGAAATGCTGATATTATCATCGAGGAAGAAGAAGCCGATGACTTTATGATGATATTGGAGCAGGGGCTTAAACTTCGCAGAAAAGGCGCTTTTGTCCGTATGCAGATACAAAAGGACGCCGATGCCGATATAGTCGAGTTTCTAAACACTCACATGAAGATTTTTTACAAAGATATCTATGAGTACACGGTTCCACTCACGTTAAATTCGCTCTGGCAGATAGTGGGAAATAAGGAATTTTCTCATCTTGCACTTCCGCCATATACACCTAGAACTCTTTTGCCTTTTAGTGAGCATATGCCTATTTTTGATGCGATAGATAAAGAAGACGTACTTGTTTTGCACCCTTATGAGAGTTTTGATCCTGTTGTCAAATTTATAAAAGAGGCGAGCAAAGACCCTAAAGTGATTTCTATACGAATGACTCTTTATAGAGTGGATAAAAACTCACCTATTATTCAATCTTTAATAGATGCGGCAAGTGATGGCAAGCAAGTAACTGTGATGGTAGAGCTTAAGGCTAGATTTGACGAAGAAAACAACCTCCACTGGGCTAAAGCGCTTGAGGATGCCGGCGCTCACGTGATATACGGAATCGCGGGTTTTAAAGTTCATGCCAAGGTTAGCCAGGTAATCCGCCAAGTAGGAGACAAGCTTAAGTTTTATATGCACTTTGGCACAGGTAACTATAACGGCGGTTCGGCTAAAATTTATACCGATGTAAGCTATTTTACAAGCAAAAGCGAGTTTGCTCACGATAGCACTACGTTTTTTCATATCCTCTCAGGATTTTCCAAAAATCGCAGACTAAATACTCTCTCTATGTCTCCTATGCAGATTAAAGAGCGAGTGTTGGAAATGATAAAAAATGAGACCAAAAAAGGTAAAGATGGTCAAATAATCGCGAAGATGAACGCGCTTGTCGATAGTGATATCATAAACGCATTAAGCGAGGCTAGTGAAGCAGGGGTTAGTATAGATCTTATCGTTAGAGGAATTTGCTGCATAAGACCGGGCATAAAAGGGGTTAGCGAGAACATTCGCGTGCGCTCAATTATCGGCAAATATTTAGAGCATGCAAGAATTTTATACTTCAAGCACGCCACACCGCAGCTTTATATCTCTAGTGCGGACTGGATGCCTAGAAATTTAGAGCGCAGATTAGAGCTTATGACACCGATTTACGAGCAAAATTTACAAGATAGACTGCTGGAGTTTTTACGAATCCAACTAAGCGATAACGAGCTTGCTTTCGAGCTTCATAAAGACGGAGAGTATTATAAAACAAAGGTAAAAGAGGGCGAAAATATCATAAATTCTCAAGAAATTTTTGAAGAGTATGTAAGTAAAATTTATAAAACCACTAAAAAAGACAATGACAATGCAAAAAGAGAGCATATAGCTTCAAAACTGCTCAAAGAGAGCTAA